In Ruminococcaceae bacterium BL-6, a genomic segment contains:
- a CDS encoding protein of unknown function (Evidence 5 : Unknown function) produces MSIHIVSYHLVYWFHAFYATFILQTSPNPDTPDLALVLSLSEDKTVYYGHTCLTTEMAYNNARLIARPDSYWLQP; encoded by the coding sequence TTGTCAATTCATATCGTCTCATACCATCTAGTCTACTGGTTCCATGCTTTTTATGCAACTTTTATTTTACAGACAAGCCCTAATCCAGATACTCCTGATTTGGCCTTGGTTTTGTCTTTGAGCGAAGATAAAACTGTGTACTACGGGCATACTTGTTTAACAACTGAAATGGCATACAATAATGCTCGGCTTATTGCTCGCCCGGATAGCTACTGGTTGCAGCCATAA
- a CDS encoding Antirestriction protein ArdA, which yields MSLFEAYITNTGKYAEGQLVGETLVFPTNAEAVESLLKRIGVDGVRYEEIFITSFDGDVLGLYDHLNEYANLDELNHLACLLSELDRDELDTFEAAIDKGDHTASVADIINLVHNLDCYELYPGVSDDETLGRIYVEDMDALEVPENILPYFDFEAYGRDVRLNDNGHYAPGGYVIRTSTDFVELYHGVEDIPPEQKVFRFPKLSIREQMTAYQEVIDRSSLEGDKLRPRHDREDR from the coding sequence ATGTCTCTGTTTGAAGCATATATTACCAACACCGGGAAGTATGCCGAGGGGCAGCTTGTGGGCGAAACGCTGGTGTTTCCCACCAACGCCGAAGCCGTGGAGTCTCTCTTGAAGCGGATTGGCGTGGACGGTGTGCGGTATGAGGAAATCTTTATTACATCGTTTGACGGCGATGTGCTGGGGCTGTACGACCATTTGAATGAATACGCCAATCTTGACGAACTGAACCATCTGGCCTGTCTGCTCTCGGAGCTTGACCGGGACGAACTGGACACATTCGAAGCCGCCATTGACAAGGGCGACCACACAGCCAGCGTTGCGGACATTATCAATCTTGTCCATAATCTCGACTGCTATGAATTGTACCCCGGCGTTTCCGACGATGAAACGCTGGGGCGTATTTATGTGGAGGATATGGATGCGCTGGAGGTGCCGGAGAACATCTTGCCGTACTTCGATTTTGAAGCATACGGGCGGGATGTGCGGCTGAACGATAACGGCCATTATGCCCCCGGCGGCTATGTGATAAGAACAAGCACAGATTTCGTGGAATTGTATCACGGCGTCGAGGACATTCCCCCGGAGCAAAAGGTGTTCCGCTTTCCCAAGCTGTCCATCCGGGAGCAGATGACAGCCTACCAAGAAGTGATTGACCGTTCTTCTCTGGAGGGTGATAAGCTGCGGCCAAGGCATGACCGGGAGGACAGATAG
- a CDS encoding conserved protein of unknown function (Evidence 4 : Unknown function but conserved in other organisms), whose amino-acid sequence MLLKDWAFLGNYEFFNNKLKTMTTNELPPEKWSYAGKNDFGILRSYLYFTFEKLWQEREDAEEAEKQLFIFMDDNVACFNTGLYDKTWQPIYFYCVKNPIEGFQPWRFTTFYNSYTIRFSDISTNAASCLRRANYFDDPSALIFDVNLDIVPQWDHILYDEENFERIPEQLRNNGRDFCQNVIDGAISSVKKRIQANYKTIVPQLYRGKIQLLAPLYLTRACL is encoded by the coding sequence ATGTTACTTAAAGATTGGGCTTTTTTAGGGAACTACGAGTTTTTCAATAATAAATTGAAAACCATGACTACAAATGAATTGCCTCCTGAAAAGTGGAGTTACGCTGGGAAGAACGATTTTGGCATTTTACGAAGTTATCTTTATTTTACTTTTGAAAAGCTCTGGCAAGAAAGAGAAGATGCAGAAGAAGCTGAGAAGCAACTATTTATTTTTATGGATGACAATGTAGCTTGCTTTAACACCGGATTATACGATAAAACATGGCAACCCATATATTTTTACTGTGTCAAAAACCCAATTGAGGGATTTCAGCCTTGGAGATTTACCACATTTTATAACAGCTATACAATTAGGTTCTCCGATATTTCGACCAACGCTGCTTCTTGCCTGCGTAGAGCGAACTATTTTGATGACCCCAGTGCTTTGATTTTTGATGTAAATCTTGATATTGTTCCGCAATGGGATCATATTTTGTACGATGAAGAGAACTTTGAAAGAATACCGGAACAGTTGAGAAATAATGGTCGAGATTTTTGTCAAAATGTAATTGACGGAGCAATTAGTTCAGTAAAGAAGCGTATCCAAGCAAACTATAAAACTATTGTGCCGCAACTATATAGAGGGAAAATTCAATTATTGGCTCCGCTCTATTTAACTAGGGCTTGTCTGTAA
- a CDS encoding conserved protein of unknown function (Evidence 4 : Unknown function but conserved in other organisms) — MKRPLAYITAAWYGESEEQAAQYCRAVYDAGFSPICPTLYLPLFLNDAIPEEHKSGIDMSRDLLRRSHVLVVCGHTVTEAMKNDIATAERLRITATTLEGILTVKGQGRR; from the coding sequence ATGAAACGACCCCTCGCCTATATCACCGCTGCATGGTACGGAGAAAGTGAAGAACAGGCCGCACAATACTGTCGAGCTGTCTATGACGCCGGATTTTCTCCCATCTGCCCCACGCTTTATCTGCCCCTGTTCCTCAATGATGCCATTCCCGAGGAACACAAAAGCGGCATTGATATGAGCCGCGACCTGCTCCGACGCTCCCATGTGCTTGTGGTGTGCGGCCACACTGTCACCGAGGCTATGAAAAATGACATTGCCACAGCCGAGCGCCTGCGGATCACGGCTACCACCTTGGAGGGCATTTTGACCGTCAAGGGACAAGGCCGCCGCTGA
- the hhaIM gene encoding Modification methylase HhaI gives MAEITLGSLFDGIGVFPLAAARQGICPVWASEIEQAPISITKRHFSGMVHLGDITKLHGGDIPPVHVLTFGSPCKNLSQIGNRTGLAGVKSSLFYQAIRIISEMREATNNLYPVISVWENVMGAFSSNDRMDFRAVLSAFTGVDVPMPASGRWAGAGMVRGGTPDLAWRLMDAQHWASPRLARRQRIFLVADFRGRRSHEILFKPRPVLPISQAGGTGGLSTATGDRGSLLETRGRVPITRPFQCYRMRASAKERSNAAFRNSFGLPTDPFPTLLAGGVSPFAFWYEGDPAGGYIRFPTELECERLMGLPEGWTKYGANGEEISAGSRYKALGNAIALPCAEYIMAGVHEVLTQEVKNVSV, from the coding sequence ATGGCGGAAATCACACTGGGCAGCTTGTTCGATGGTATCGGCGTGTTCCCGCTGGCCGCCGCCAGACAGGGTATTTGCCCGGTGTGGGCCAGTGAAATTGAGCAGGCGCCCATCTCCATTACCAAGCGCCATTTCTCCGGCATGGTGCATTTGGGCGATATAACAAAGCTGCATGGCGGAGACATCCCGCCCGTTCATGTGCTGACCTTTGGCTCGCCGTGTAAAAATCTTTCGCAAATTGGAAACAGGACTGGACTTGCCGGGGTAAAGTCCAGCCTTTTTTATCAAGCGATCCGCATTATTTCAGAAATGAGGGAGGCGACGAACAACCTATATCCAGTTATCTCTGTTTGGGAAAACGTCATGGGAGCGTTTTCTTCAAATGACAGGATGGATTTTAGAGCCGTCCTATCTGCGTTCACAGGTGTCGATGTTCCAATGCCTGCTTCGGGAAGATGGGCAGGAGCCGGAATGGTGCGAGGGGGAACGCCCGATCTCGCATGGCGGCTCATGGACGCCCAGCATTGGGCAAGCCCCCGACTGGCACGACGGCAGCGCATCTTTCTTGTGGCAGATTTTAGAGGACGGCGTTCCCACGAAATATTATTTAAGCCCCGGCCAGTGCTCCCAATTTCTCAAGCTGGCGGCACGGGCGGGCTGTCCACCGCCACAGGAGATCGAGGCTCTCTTCTTGAAACAAGGGGGCGTGTACCCATCACAAGACCCTTTCAGTGCTACCGTATGCGGGCGTCCGCAAAGGAACGCTCCAACGCAGCGTTCCGAAACAGCTTCGGATTGCCAACTGACCCTTTTCCTACCCTTTTGGCTGGAGGAGTAAGCCCCTTTGCATTTTGGTATGAGGGCGATCCGGCTGGCGGCTATATCCGTTTTCCAACGGAATTAGAGTGTGAACGGCTCATGGGACTGCCGGAGGGCTGGACGAAATACGGAGCCAACGGTGAGGAAATCAGCGCGGGCAGCCGTTACAAGGCGCTGGGAAATGCCATTGCTCTGCCTTGTGCGGAGTATATCATGGCTGGGGTGCATGAAGTGTTGACGCAGGAGGTAAAAAATGTCTCTGTTTGA
- a CDS encoding Chromosome (plasmid) partitioning protein ParB / Stage 0 sporulation protein J produces the protein MDENKQSPIFEEAAAPEVSGAEFPGVSPASELTNAESVTLEKEEQAALFEMGEELPDPGSTTIPFPIESVDFPTADVMEHSDAAYEDTRQEWEKPIAEIEAEQKKPKRGRAEKVEKETPDEGKAAKSRKSRPAKADKAVLDDAQAQVRDKVSRSKKAAPVKNPPAPKENIPAQEPTPAQEEPAVPPRPVEDGQLVYLKLSELHAFHTFREHPYKVTDDEKMTELVGTIKERGVMTPATVRPEKDGNGYEIIAGHRRHHGSGLAGLEEMPCIVRNMTDIEAVQEMKISNKQRGDPLPSELARLLDLEVEAIKHQGGRLDGVAEGDVGKRSVEIVGENNGMNYKKVMRYIRLNSLVPELADMADAKKLGFMPAVELSYLKPKNQRLVAVSIEGEQSSPSLSQAQEMRKLDKEGRLNGDAIDGILSKQKKEVDKVIISTAELNNYFGKDKTPREMKDQILALLDDWKSKQPPELSKPEKKADLEK, from the coding sequence ATGGACGAAAACAAACAGAGTCCGATTTTTGAGGAGGCTGCTGCCCCAGAGGTTTCGGGCGCGGAATTTCCGGGTGTGTCCCCGGCATCTGAACTGACCAATGCGGAGTCGGTCACGCTGGAAAAAGAGGAACAGGCCGCCCTATTTGAAATGGGCGAGGAACTGCCCGATCCCGGCAGCACAACAATTCCATTTCCTATTGAAAGCGTGGACTTTCCAACTGCGGATGTGATGGAGCATTCCGATGCAGCCTATGAGGACACCCGGCAGGAATGGGAAAAGCCGATTGCAGAAATTGAAGCGGAGCAAAAAAAGCCGAAACGGGGCCGCGCAGAAAAGGTGGAAAAGGAGACGCCCGACGAGGGAAAAGCGGCCAAGTCCCGCAAGAGCCGCCCGGCCAAGGCTGACAAGGCGGTTCTTGACGACGCCCAGGCGCAGGTTCGAGACAAAGTGTCCCGAAGTAAAAAGGCCGCCCCGGTCAAGAATCCGCCCGCTCCCAAAGAGAACATCCCCGCCCAGGAACCTACGCCCGCCCAGGAGGAGCCTGCCGTTCCCCCTCGTCCGGTTGAGGACGGGCAGCTTGTCTATCTGAAATTGTCCGAGCTTCATGCGTTCCACACATTCCGGGAGCATCCCTACAAGGTGACGGACGATGAAAAAATGACAGAACTTGTGGGGACGATCAAGGAGCGCGGCGTCATGACCCCCGCCACCGTCCGCCCGGAAAAGGACGGCAACGGCTATGAGATCATTGCAGGCCACAGGCGGCATCACGGCAGCGGCCTTGCGGGGCTGGAGGAAATGCCTTGCATTGTCCGTAACATGACGGATATTGAAGCCGTGCAGGAAATGAAAATCAGCAATAAACAGCGCGGCGATCCTCTCCCCAGCGAATTGGCACGGCTGTTGGATTTGGAAGTGGAGGCCATCAAGCACCAAGGCGGTCGTCTGGACGGCGTGGCCGAGGGCGATGTTGGCAAACGCTCTGTGGAAATTGTGGGCGAAAATAACGGCATGAATTACAAAAAAGTCATGCGGTATATCCGGCTCAATTCCCTTGTACCGGAGCTGGCAGATATGGCCGACGCAAAAAAACTGGGCTTCATGCCTGCTGTGGAGCTGTCCTATTTGAAACCGAAAAATCAGCGGCTTGTGGCGGTATCCATTGAAGGCGAGCAGTCCTCGCCATCCCTTTCCCAAGCGCAGGAAATGCGGAAATTGGATAAGGAAGGGCGGCTCAACGGGGATGCGATTGACGGTATTTTGAGCAAACAGAAAAAGGAGGTAGATAAAGTGATTATTTCTACTGCGGAACTTAACAACTATTTCGGCAAGGACAAAACGCCGAGAGAAATGAAAGATCAGATTCTCGCCCTCTTGGACGATTGGAAATCCAAGCAGCCGCCCGAATTGAGCAAACCCGAGAAAAAAGCGGATTTGGAAAAGTGA
- a CDS encoding transposase, which yields MRRYELTNEEWNRIKDLLPPELTGKKGRPRKDNRTMLNGMLWIARSGCQWRELPEYYGKWKGVYTRFCKWRDDGTLETVFRALSSDADMENLSIDSTSVKVHESANGGVKKGNPKR from the coding sequence ATGAGACGATATGAATTGACAAATGAAGAATGGAACCGTATTAAAGACCTGCTTCCACCCGAACTGACAGGTAAAAAAGGAAGGCCGCGGAAAGATAACCGCACAATGCTTAACGGCATGCTATGGATTGCGCGCAGCGGTTGCCAGTGGCGAGAACTGCCGGAATATTACGGAAAGTGGAAGGGGGTCTATACCCGTTTTTGTAAGTGGCGCGATGATGGAACGTTGGAGACCGTTTTCCGAGCGCTCAGCAGTGATGCGGACATGGAAAATCTGAGCATTGATTCCACCTCCGTGAAGGTACACGAAAGCGCCAACGGCGGTGTAAAAAAGGGCAATCCAAAGCGGTAG
- a CDS encoding conserved protein of unknown function (Evidence 4 : Unknown function but conserved in other organisms) — MKAGKLTARSLAYVLRAVGRKIAKEYRVSKTPHGKQTVKKLMAHSGEKNSIELSGDTKQFDRVARKWNVDYAFYQTGPDKYLLFFKSQQADAITACFSEYSKKVLDKTKSNRIPIREQLKRAAEQIVQHKPRQKERAKEAAHEDR; from the coding sequence ATGAAAGCCGGAAAGCTGACCGCACGGAGCCTTGCCTATGTTCTCCGTGCGGTGGGCAGAAAAATCGCAAAAGAGTACCGGGTGTCTAAAACGCCCCACGGCAAACAAACGGTAAAAAAGCTCATGGCGCACAGCGGCGAAAAGAACAGCATTGAATTATCCGGGGACACCAAGCAGTTTGACCGTGTTGCCCGAAAGTGGAATGTGGACTATGCCTTTTACCAAACCGGGCCGGACAAATATCTGCTGTTTTTCAAGTCCCAGCAGGCCGACGCCATCACCGCCTGCTTTTCCGAGTATTCCAAAAAGGTGTTGGACAAGACAAAATCCAATCGCATCCCTATTCGGGAGCAGCTAAAACGGGCGGCAGAGCAGATTGTTCAACATAAGCCTCGCCAAAAGGAACGGGCAAAGGAGGCGGCGCATGAGGACAGATAA
- a CDS encoding protein of unknown function (Evidence 5 : Unknown function) produces the protein MLGDKAYGAEKIRSYIAEHGATYTIPPQSNVSNPWDCDWWLYKERHLVECFFQKMKWFRRVATRYDKKDSSYLAFVYLASIAILVK, from the coding sequence GTGCTGGGTGATAAGGCTTACGGTGCTGAAAAAATCAGAAGCTACATCGCGGAGCATGGCGCCACCTATACAATTCCACCCCAATCCAATGTCTCAAACCCGTGGGATTGCGACTGGTGGCTATACAAAGAGCGCCATCTGGTTGAATGTTTCTTTCAAAAGATGAAATGGTTTCGCAGAGTAGCAACCAGATACGACAAGAAGGACAGTTCCTATCTCGCTTTCGTTTACCTCGCCTCCATTGCCATTTTGGTCAAATAA